A single region of the Leptodactylus fuscus isolate aLepFus1 chromosome 5, aLepFus1.hap2, whole genome shotgun sequence genome encodes:
- the LOC142202718 gene encoding hepatic lectin-like, whose translation MPEPWVSQVEEPMGEVSNLQKISQLVISAGENKRDCQGRVSEPIPQVPEVLSVNLGDASGQKDGPERGRGGQVCRKQIMSLRNVSTQNGVGESFSEPGAVPAPEPVLGEKTGVFIVSNSFLKMDSENNISREILYETLHERHPGRSRFYSFTPKTEWIPYGLLALLYVLILALFITVFSGANVSSKQFLSLKEMNDFRGKVKNLSSNMDDLHMSVKKKTCEAGWKKFDTSCYYLTIVKDEWSKTRSTCLAKEADLAVVTSDREQIFLSSYSGASSSKWYWIGLHDMEDEGTWIWVDGTNFETSYKHWKKGEPNNYQDNEHCGHFWSSGEWNDAPCDSEAYGICEKKL comes from the exons ATGCCAGAACCATGGGTGTCCCAAGTTGAGGAACCTATGGGAGAGGTGAGCAATCTCCAGAAAATCTCTCAACTAGTGATTAGTGCTGGAGAGAACAAGAGAGACTGCCAAGGTAGAGTCTCTGAACCTATACCTCAAGTCCCCGAGGTTCTGAGTGTGAATCTGGGAGATGCCAGTGGTCAGAAAGACGGCCCAGAGCGGGGAAGAGGTGGCCAAGTGTGCAGGAAACAGATCATGAGCCTTAGGAATGTCTCTACTCAAAATGGGGTAGGAGAGAGTTTCAGTGAGCCTGGAGCAGTTCCGGCACCAGAACCAGTCCTAGGAGAGAAGACTGGAGT ATTTATAGTCAGCAATTCATTCCTGAAAATGGACTCCGAGAACAACATCAGTCGTGAGATACTTTATGAAACCCTTCATGAAAGACATCCAG GAAGAAGCAGGTTTTATTCTTTCACACCAAAAACTGAATGGATTCCTTATGGACTACTGGCCCTGTTGTATGTTCTCATCCTGGCTCTTTTTATTACAGTATTTTCTGGAG ccaaTGTATCCAGTAAGCAATTCCTCTCGTTAAAAGAGATGAACGACTTTAGGGGGAAAG TAAAAAACCTTTCTTCAAATATGGATGATCTACATATGTCAGTAAAAA AGAAGACGTGTGAGGCCGGATGGAAGAAGTTTGATACCAGCTGCTACTACCTTACCATAGTTAAAGATGAATGGTCCAAAACCAGAAGTACATGTCTTGCAAAAGAAGCGGATCTAGCTGTAGTCACCAGTGACCGGGAACAG attttccttTCATCTTATTCTGGTGCTTCTTCATCCAAATGGTATTGGATTGGACTCCATGATATGGAAGATGAAGGAACATGGATATGGGTCGATGGAACAAATTTCGAAACTTCTTACAA GCATTGGAAAAAAGGAGAGCCAAATAATTATCAGGATAATGAACACTGTGGTCACTTCTGGAGCTCCGGAGAGTGGAATGATGCTCCCTGTGATAGTGAAGCTTATGGAATCTGTGAGAAGAAACTCTGA